The Corallococcus soli genome includes a window with the following:
- a CDS encoding cystathionine gamma-synthase, with protein sequence MRFDTLAIHAGQEPDPTTGAIMTPVYLTSTYVQDGPGEHKGYEYSRTQNPTRKALQDCLAALEGAKYGAAFASGLAGTDMLMHMLEVGDHVIVSDDVYGGTFRLFDKVWKRAGISYSFVDLSKPENFEAAITPKTKMVWVETPTNPMLKLIDLGRIAEIAKKRGILSVADNTFMTPYFQKPLALGFDVVAHSTTKYLNGHSDVVGGFVCTSRDDVAERMYFLQNAVGGVSGAFDSFLVLRGVKTLHVRMDRHAHNAMKVAQYLTTHKQVKKVTYPGLETHPQHALARQQMTGFGGMLTFDIHGGLEAARTFLKTVKVFACAESLGGVESLIEHPAIMTHASVPQETREKLGISDGFIRLSVGIEDSQDLIDDLAQALERAK encoded by the coding sequence ATGCGCTTCGACACGCTCGCCATCCATGCCGGCCAGGAGCCGGACCCCACCACGGGCGCCATCATGACGCCCGTCTACCTGACCTCCACCTACGTCCAGGACGGGCCGGGGGAGCACAAGGGCTACGAGTACAGCCGCACGCAGAACCCCACGCGCAAGGCGCTGCAGGACTGCCTGGCCGCGCTGGAGGGCGCGAAGTACGGCGCCGCGTTCGCGTCCGGCCTCGCCGGCACGGACATGCTGATGCACATGCTGGAGGTCGGTGACCACGTCATCGTCTCCGACGACGTGTACGGCGGCACCTTCCGCCTCTTCGACAAGGTGTGGAAGCGCGCGGGCATCTCGTACTCCTTCGTGGACCTCTCCAAGCCGGAGAACTTCGAAGCGGCCATCACCCCCAAGACGAAGATGGTCTGGGTGGAGACGCCGACGAACCCGATGCTCAAGCTCATCGACCTGGGCCGCATCGCGGAGATCGCCAAGAAGCGCGGCATCCTGTCCGTCGCGGACAACACGTTCATGACGCCGTACTTCCAGAAGCCGCTGGCGCTGGGCTTCGACGTCGTCGCGCACTCCACGACGAAGTACCTCAACGGCCACAGCGACGTGGTGGGCGGCTTCGTGTGCACCAGCCGCGACGACGTCGCGGAGCGGATGTACTTCCTGCAGAACGCCGTGGGCGGCGTGTCCGGCGCCTTCGACAGCTTCCTGGTGCTGCGCGGCGTGAAGACGCTGCACGTGCGCATGGACCGCCACGCGCACAACGCGATGAAGGTCGCCCAGTACCTGACCACGCACAAGCAGGTGAAGAAGGTCACCTACCCGGGCCTGGAGACGCACCCGCAGCACGCCCTGGCCCGCCAGCAGATGACCGGCTTCGGCGGCATGCTGACGTTCGACATCCACGGCGGCCTGGAGGCGGCGCGCACCTTCCTCAAGACGGTGAAGGTCTTCGCCTGCGCCGAGTCCCTGGGCGGCGTCGAGTCCCTCATCGAGCACCCCGCCATCATGACCCACGCCTCCGTCCCCCAGGAGACGCGGGAGAAGCTGGGCATCTCCGACGGCTTCATCCGCCTGTCCGTGGGCATCGAGGACTCGCAGGACCTCATCGACGACCTGGCGCAGGCGCTCGAGCGGGCGAAGTAG
- a CDS encoding crotonase/enoyl-CoA hydratase family protein — MSVRVEKSGPVTTVILHRPEVRNAVDRDTAAALADAFRAFDADPDARVGVLFGDAGTFCAGADLKALSEGRLSRLEPEGDAPMGPSRLLLSKPVVAAISGHAVAGGLELALWCDLRVAEEDAVLGVFCRRWGVPLIDGGTVRLPRLIGLSRALDLILTGRPVPAPEALGMGLVNRVVPKGEARKAAEALAHQLAAFPQACMNADRTSAYTQDGLGLEDALRQEFREGVKVVQAESLSGAARFAGGAGRHGRFE, encoded by the coding sequence ATGAGCGTGCGCGTCGAGAAGAGCGGCCCCGTCACCACCGTCATCCTCCACCGCCCGGAGGTGCGCAACGCGGTGGACCGCGACACGGCCGCTGCGTTGGCGGACGCCTTCCGCGCCTTCGACGCGGACCCGGACGCGCGCGTGGGCGTGCTCTTCGGCGACGCGGGCACCTTCTGCGCGGGCGCGGACCTGAAGGCCCTGTCCGAGGGGCGCCTGTCGCGCCTGGAGCCGGAAGGGGATGCGCCCATGGGCCCCTCGCGCCTGCTGCTGTCCAAGCCCGTGGTGGCGGCCATCTCCGGCCACGCGGTGGCGGGCGGGCTGGAGCTGGCCCTGTGGTGCGACCTGCGCGTGGCGGAGGAGGACGCGGTGCTGGGCGTCTTCTGCCGCCGCTGGGGCGTGCCGCTCATCGACGGGGGCACCGTGCGCCTGCCCCGGCTGATTGGCCTGTCCCGGGCGCTGGACCTCATCCTCACCGGCCGCCCCGTGCCCGCCCCCGAGGCGCTGGGCATGGGCCTGGTCAACCGCGTGGTGCCGAAGGGCGAGGCCCGCAAGGCCGCGGAGGCCCTGGCGCACCAACTGGCCGCCTTCCCCCAGGCGTGCATGAACGCGGACCGGACCTCCGCCTACACGCAGGACGGGCTGGGGCTGGAAGACGCATTGCGCCAGGAGTTCCGGGAGGGGGTGAAGGTGGTCCAGGCGGAGTCCCTGTCCGGGGCCGCGCGCTTCGCCGGGGGGGCGGGCCGGCACGGCCGGTTCGAGTAG
- a CDS encoding class I SAM-dependent methyltransferase, with translation MADEGKEDTQGTAPAGTSMFENRLRKNAKRLRKWARAQGLTAFRVYDRDIPEYSYAVDLYGDHAHVVEYPRRKAHAKGASTESERAEVLAAVTAVLGVPAEKTSVKTHTPQPWGRSQYGRVGQGSERLVVEEQGLKFWVNLGDYLDTGLFMDHRNTRARVRTEARGKQFLNLFAYTGAFTVYAAAGGAAGSVSVDLSNTYLDWAEDNLVLNGLADPRHVLIRADAKAWLEDQARHGEDRYDIIVCDPPSFSTSKKMSGNFDVQRDHVRMLEHLQALLSPGGVLYFSTNYLGFELKDSATRGLEQVEELTPRSIPEDFHRKEIHRCWRMVAPSR, from the coding sequence ATGGCGGACGAAGGCAAAGAGGACACGCAGGGCACGGCGCCAGCGGGCACGAGCATGTTCGAGAACCGCCTGCGCAAGAACGCGAAGCGCCTGCGCAAGTGGGCCCGCGCGCAGGGGCTCACCGCCTTTCGCGTCTATGACCGGGACATCCCGGAGTACTCCTACGCGGTGGACCTCTACGGCGACCACGCGCACGTCGTGGAGTACCCGCGCCGCAAGGCCCACGCGAAGGGCGCCAGCACGGAGTCGGAGCGCGCGGAGGTGCTCGCCGCCGTCACCGCCGTGCTGGGCGTGCCCGCGGAGAAGACGTCCGTGAAGACGCACACGCCCCAGCCCTGGGGCCGCTCGCAGTACGGCCGCGTGGGCCAGGGCAGCGAGCGGCTGGTGGTGGAGGAGCAGGGGCTGAAGTTCTGGGTGAACCTGGGCGACTACCTGGACACCGGCCTCTTCATGGACCACCGCAACACCCGCGCGCGCGTGCGCACGGAGGCCAGGGGCAAGCAGTTCCTCAACCTCTTCGCGTACACGGGCGCGTTCACGGTGTACGCGGCGGCGGGCGGCGCGGCGGGCAGCGTGAGCGTGGACCTGTCCAACACGTACCTGGACTGGGCGGAGGACAACCTGGTGCTCAACGGCCTGGCGGACCCGCGCCACGTGCTCATCCGCGCGGACGCGAAGGCGTGGCTGGAGGACCAGGCGCGGCACGGGGAGGACCGGTATGACATCATCGTCTGCGACCCGCCGTCGTTCTCCACGTCGAAGAAGATGTCGGGGAACTTCGACGTGCAGCGCGACCACGTCCGGATGCTCGAACACCTCCAGGCGCTCTTGTCGCCCGGAGGTGTCCTGTACTTCTCCACGAACTACCTGGGCTTCGAACTGAAGGACTCCGCGACCCGGGGCCTGGAGCAGGTGGAGGAGCTCACCCCCCGCTCCATCCCCGAGGACTTCCACCGCAAGGAAATCCACCGATGCTGGCGCATGGTGGCCCCCTCGCGATGA